A part of Emys orbicularis isolate rEmyOrb1 chromosome 13, rEmyOrb1.hap1, whole genome shotgun sequence genomic DNA contains:
- the LOC135887532 gene encoding zinc finger protein 883-like codes for MEQYVLLDPRQRALYRDVMQESYETLMALEFPLSKPDLLSRLDRGDEPTALDLHMPRGGRAGDGKEKEKPQQASPEEPASEKADGAGKAPQSPEAGEKLPANSGESPNTCPECGKTFSHKSALAKHQKIHTGERPHKCPDCGKTFIQRSDLTIHRRVHTGERPYACPDCGRRFSVSSSLLTHQRTHAPGGEKPNRCPQCGKSFADPNALARHQKSHLGGKPYECGVCGKAFAWSSHLERHQRIHTGEKPFQCGECGRAFAWSSHLDRHMRTHAAAVEEEEAEEEAPPPPQRCADCGKRLNHQTDPQRFKHKGTQTQDGGGVVEGPDQVEESGPERPHRCQQCGKCFSQSSNLLKHQRVHTGERPYACPDCERRFRWGSALAKHRRTHPYPCGACGKSFGWISHLERHRRIHTGEKPYRCGECGRAFAVSSHLERHRRIHTGERPYRCGDCGKSFAVSSTLLAHRRTHATREGRPHQCPDCGKGFAWSSHYDRHRLTHTGEKPFPCAHCGKRFGRSSHRNRHQRAHAQAGAEKRHVCPDCGKAFSLSAALAAHQRLHAAGTNSPLSLLPPTWWEAERRTGTTTPPPEAWAEDPATHFQCPVPSSSPTATPRAWATKSLSAPGAWRPGEGEASAAASPESWAQQPPPSS; via the exons ATGGAGCAGTATGTGCTGCTGGACCCCCGGCAGAGGGCCCTgtacagggatgtcatgcaggagagcTACGAAACCCTGATGGCCCTTG AATTTCCACTTTCCAAGCCTGACCTGCTCTCCCGACTGGACCGAGGGGATGAGCCGACAGCCCTGGATCTCCACATGCCCAGAGGTGGCCGGGCAGGTGA tgggaaagaaaaagagaaacccCAGCAAGCGAGCCCGGAGGAGCCGGCCTCGGAAAAAGCCGACGGCGCTGGGAAGGCTCCCCAAAGCCCCGAGGCGGGGGAGAAGCTGCCGGCTAACAGCGGGGAGAGCCCCAACACTTGCCCTGAGTGTGGCAAGACCTTCAGCCACAAGTCGGCGCTGGCCAAGCACCAGAAGATCCACACGGGCGAGAGGCCCCACAAATGCCCCGACTGTGGCAAGACCTTCATCCAGCGTTCGGACCTGACCATCCACCGGCGGGTGCACACCGGGGAGCGCCCCTACGCTTGCCCCGACTGCGGGCGCCGCTTCAGCGTCAGCTCCTCCCTGCTGACCCACCAGCGCACCCATGCGCCGGGCGGCGAGAAGCCCAACCGCTGCCCGCAGTGTGGCAAGAGCTTCGCCGACCCCAACGCCCTGGCCCGGCACCAAAAGAGCCACCTGGGCGGCAAGCCGTACGAGTGCGGCGTCTGCGGCAAGGCCTTCGCCTGGAGCTCCCACCTGGAGCGgcaccagcgcatccacacgggagagaagcCCTTTCAGTGCGGGGAGTGCGGCCGGGCCTTCGCCTGGAGCTCCCACCTGGACCGCCATATGCGCACCCACGCAGCGgccgtggaggaggaggaggccgaggaggaagccccgcccccgcctcaGAGATGTGCCGACTGCGGTAAGCGCCTCAACCACCAGACGGACCCGCAGCGCTTCAAGCACAAGGGGACGCAGACCCAGGATGGCGGCGGGGTAGTAGAGGGGCCCGACCAGGTTGAGGAGAGTGGCCCTGAGCGGCCCCACCGCTGCCAACAGTGCGGCAAATGCTTTAGCCAGAGCTCGAACCTGCTCAAACACCAGCGCGTGCACACGGGCGAGCGCCCCTACGCCTGCCCGGACTGCGAGCGCCGCTTCCGCTGGGGATCGGCCCTGGCCAAACACCGGCGCACCCAT CCGTACCCATGCGGGGCCTGCGGGAAGAGTTTCGGCTGGATCTCACACCTGGAGCGTCACCGGCGCATCCACACGGGAGAAAAGCCCTACCGGTGCGGGGAGTGCGGGCGGGCCTTCGCCGTCAGCTCCCACCTGGAGCGGCACCGGCGCATCCACACCGGCGAGCGGCCCTACCGCTGTGGCGACTGCGGCAAGAGCTTTGCCGTCAGCTCCACCCTGCTGGCTCACCGGCGCACCCACGCCACCCGGGAagggaggcctcaccagtgccccgACTGTGGCAAAG GCTTCGCCTGGAGCTCGCACTACGACCGGCACCGGCTCACCCACACCGGAGAAAAGCCCTTCCCTTGCGCCCACTGTGGCAAGCGCTTCGGCCGCAGCTCCCACCGCAACCGGCACCAGCGGGCCCATGCCCAGGCCGGCGCAGAGAAACGGCACGTCTGTCCCGACTGCGGCAAAGCCTTCAGCCTCAGCGCGGCCCTGGCGGCCCACCAGAGACTCCACGCCGCCGGCACCAACAGCCCACTCTCCCTGCTGCCGCCCACCTGGTGGGAGGCTGAGAGGAGGACCGGGACAACCACGCCACCGCCCGAGGCCTGGGCTGAGGATCCTGCCACCCACTTCCAATGCcctgtcccctcctcctccccgacTGCCACCCCCCGGGCCTGGGCGACCAAGTCTCTCTCAGCTCCCGGCGCATGGAgaccaggggaaggggaggccagtgctgctgcctctccagaGAGCTGGGCCCAGCAACCTCCTCCCAGCTCCTAA
- the LOC135887533 gene encoding zinc finger protein CKR1-like, with product MEPWVMLDPRQRALYRDVMQESYETLMSLALFPISKPDLISWMERGEEPSARDFQGRESPRGAHTADGLVSDNEEEDADEEEEEEEGSEELEPRTSQNPEWEKSPADSDEQKKAQPGKKHDKATQRGPGLRKPKGTVAQTRCGDCRKSFECGVAGGRQRKGKPAEERAKPFRCQDCGKSFIWASHLERHRRIHTGERPFRCPECGESYSQSSHLLQHRRTHTSDRPHKCGDCGKRFARPDELAAHQQGHAADKPHKCSHCGKGFIWASHLERHRRIHTGEKPFKCPECGESFSQSSHLAKHRRSHTGERPYRCPHCGKSFCQSSDLARHKRTHLGKKPLRCGDCGKCFRAGPALARHQRSHRRERAHRCGDCGKGFVWASHLERHRRVHTGERPFPCTSCGERFAQKAHLLQHRKTHSPDRPYKCGDCGKRFGDNAAFLAHQQGHAAEKSYKCGDCGKGFAWVSHLERHRRIHTGEKPFKCPECGESFSQSSHLTKHQRSHLGKRPYKCSECGKAFGLTLDLIIHQRTHMGGKPYKCSRCRKGFTRRANLIKHQRSHGEEEP from the exons CACTATTTCCGATTTCTAAACCCGACCTGATCTCCTGGATGGAACGAGGGGAGGAGCCGTCCGCCCGGGATTTCCAGGGACGGGAGAGCCCCCGAGGAGCCCACACAG CTGATGGTTTGGTGAGCGACAACGAGGAGGAGGATGCTgacgaggaggaagaggaggaggaaggctcAGAGGAGCTGGAACCACGCACGTCTCAGAACCCTGAGTGGGAAAAGAGCCCTGCCGACTCCGATGAACAAAAGAAAGCCCAGCCAGGGAAGAAGCATGACAAAGCCACGCAGCGCGGCCCAGGCCTGAGGAAGCCAAAGGGCACGGTGGCCCAGACTCGCTGTGGCGACTGCAGGAAGAGTTTCGAgtgtggggtggctgggggcCGGCAGCGGAAGGGCAAGCCGGCCGAGGAGCGCGCCAAACCCTTCCGCTGCCAGGACTGCGGCAAGAGCTTCATCTGGGCCTCGCACCTGGAGCGGCACCGGCGCATCCACACCGGCGAGCGCCCCTTCCGCTGCCCCGAGTGTGGGGAAAGCTACAGCCAGAGCTCCCACCTGCTGCAGCATCGCCGCACCCACACCAGCGACCGACCCCACAAGTGCGGCGACTGCGGGAAGCGCTTCGCCCGGCCTGACGAGCTGGCCGCCCACCAGCAGGGCCACGCGGCAGACAAACCCCACAAGTGCAGCCACTGCGGCAAGGGCTTCATCTGGGCCTCCCACCTAGAGCGGCACCGGCGCATCCACACCGGCGAAAAGCCCTTCAAATGCCCCGAGTGCGGGGAATCCTTCAGCCAGAGCTCCCATCTGGCGAAGCACCGGCGCAGCCACACAGGGGAGCGCCCCTACCGCTGCCCGCACTGCGGGAAAAGTTTCTGTCAGAGCTCGGACCTAGCCCGCCACAAGCGGACCCACCTGGGAAAGAAACCCCTGCGCTGCGGCGACTGCGGGAAGTGCTTCCGggccggcccggccctggcccggcACCAGCGCTCCCACCGGCGGGAGAGGGCCCACCGCTGCGGTGACTGCGGCAAAGGCTTCGTCTGGGCCTCTCACCTGGAGCGGCACCGGCGGGTCCACACGGGCGAgcgccccttcccctgcaccagcTGTGGGGAGCGCTTCGCCCAGAAGGCCCACCTGCTCCAGCACCGCAAGACCCACTCCCCCGACCGGCCTTACAAGTGCGGGGACTGCGGCAAGCGCTTCGGGGACAACGCCGCCTTCCTGGCCCACCAGCAGGGCCATGCAGCGGAGAAGAGCTACAAGTGCGGCGACTGCGGGAAAGGCTtcgcctgggtctcccacctggAGCGGCACCGGCGCATCCACACCGGAGAAAAGCCTTTCAAATGCCCCGAGTGCGGGGAATCCTTCAGCCAGAGCTCGCATCTCACCAAGCACCAGCGCAGCCACCTGGGCAAGCGGCCCTACAAGTGTAGCGAGTGCGGGAAGGCCTTCGGCCTCACTCTCGACCTCATCATCCACCAGCGGACCCACATGGGTGGCAAACCCTATAAGTGCTCCCGGTGCAGGAAAGGATTCACCCGCCGGGCCAACCTCATCAAACACCAGCGGAGCCATGGGGAGGAGGAGCCCTGA